From the Microtus ochrogaster isolate Prairie Vole_2 chromosome 8, MicOch1.0, whole genome shotgun sequence genome, the window GGCAGAAGTCAGGATGGCACACAGTGCCCAGATCAAAGAAGCAGATCTTCCACCATTTGCCTGCAGCTCACAGGGCACTTCTACACTCCAAAGTGACCTTCACACAGGTGCGTTAGTGCGCAGGGCAGGGTAGGTGAGACTCCCTTCCTGAGGGGCGGAAACTGACTTGAAGTTGAAgggaggctgggcaaggcaaggTTGCACAGCCTGCTGGGCTCTGGGTTCCAAACCCAGGGACTCTGGTCCCAGGGCTTAACAGCTTTGTCAACCTGAGAAAACGGACTTCTCTTAACTCCTGAGTAGCTTTTTTCTCCCGACCCCCACCCCAtttgtgaggaaaaaaaagactaccTGTTCTCACGTAGCTGAGGTTGGGATTATAAATGTGAATCTCCACGTTTGGTCTGTAGAACCAGGTGGGGAGGATAGTTTAGCACATAAAGGCTAGTCTAGAAAAACAACACAGCACACCCACAGTTCTGGACACTGTCTCCACAAAAGAGGTGCGATAGAGACCCTTGCAAAGCTAGAGCAGGGCTCCTCCCTACTTAGAGGTTGCTATGACACCATGTGATAATTATCCCTTATGCCCCTATTTTGTGAGAGACACACTAGAAAATCTTTGTGTACACCAAAGGCGACCTTCATTATCACTCGACAAGGACTTGTGGCGTTAAGTCGATTTTTCACAAAAGCACTCTGAGATCCCCTCCACTCTCAAAGGAGAGACTGGGGCTATTGGAAGGGGAGTAAACAGCAGGTCGAGATTCACACCTCTTCCAACCCGACTCCTGCAGGCGCTGGAGCAATGGAGATCCGGAGTCGTCACAGTTCGTACTCCGCGGGGACCGAGGAGAatgaagggatggaggaggagctcAGCCCCTTTCGGGGCCGTTCGCGTTCGGCTCCCCCCAACCTCTGGGCCGCGCAGCGGTACGGCCGTGAGCTCCGAAGGATGAGCGATGAGTTTGAGGGTTCCTTCAAGGTGAGCGCCTGCGTAAGCTGCGACGGGACCTATACTGGCCTGCCCCTTCTGATACCTAGGGCATGTCGGGATTTGTAGTTTTAGGTCCACCGGGTTGGCCCTTTCGTATTCCGGGGCATGCCGGGATTTGCAGTTCTAATCCGTCCCCTGTTACTTGTGTCCGGTGACTTGCTGGCCCTACTTGTAGTCCAAGgatttcctccctctttctttgtccaaagccccgcccccagccccggTACTTGTCGGCACTTGTAGTTTTTACAGTCAGACCACTAAGAAAACCAGTATTGTCTGGGACCTGTAGTACAGAATCTTCGAGGTTCGTAGAGCACGAGGCTTGGTAGTATCTGAGCCTCTCCTCAACTTCTGAACCACTTCAACTTCTTGAATTCAGCCCCATCCTCTTAACTCTAGGTctctggctttgaggtttcatttaGGGTCCCAGCAGTTTCTGGGCTCCAACCAATCCCGATTCCTAAGAGCCTACTCATCTTGTAGTGTCTCTGACCGCCCAGTTCAGAGCAAGCTGGTGGCGGTGGTCTTTATATTCCAACTCAGAATGTGGGGACTTGTTCGGGATGCCAGGGTAAGGCTCGCTCATACAACTCTTTTCCTTCCCTGAAGGGACTTCCTCGCCCAAAGAGCGCTGGGACTGCCACACAGATGCGACAAAGCGCTAGCTGGACGCGTATTATCCAATCCTGGTGGGATCGAAACTTGGGCAAAGGAGGCTCCACCCCCTCCCAGTGATCTGCTCCACATTCCCGGAACTGTACCAGCTCTCGTCACCCGCCATGTTGGGTGTGGGCGGAAGTCCGAGCCTTGGGGATAAAAAGAGGATCGCTGTGTCCCTTCAACAGGGTGAAGAGCTGGCGAACCGCTCGAGTCGCTTCCGGTGCGTGCAATAGCTACGAAGGGGTGGTTCTCGTTGGAAATTCTAAAGTTTCcgcaccccctccccaccccagcttccGGAAGTGGCAACTTTTCCCCTCTCCGGTAACAGGCCGCCCTCTGGCGCCTGCGCTAAATTGCGAACCGGGGTAAACCGTGACTCGGCTGCAGCCCTATCACGCAAATGGTTGCAACAAACGTGCTTTATTATAAAGCCCGCGCCTGTGCTGTCGCGTCTGTCTTTCGCTGCGGTTCCAGAAACCGGATTGTTATTTCAGATAGTTTTAAGAAACTCATTTTACTCTTAAGGGAAACAGGCTCTGTCCAAGGATTGAGACAGAGAAGTCGAGGCGACCAGGAAGCCCGGCTGCTAAGCTTTGGGGTGAAGGAGCGGATCGTGGCTAGACCCCTGGGACAGCCAGGCCC encodes:
- the Bad gene encoding bcl2-associated agonist of cell death isoform X2 → MFQIPEFEPSEQEDSSTANRGLGPSLTGDQPGPCLAPGLLGSIRHQRGQAVNSSHHGGAGAMEIRSRHSSYSAGTEENEGMEEELSPFRGRSRSAPPNLWAAQRYGRELRRMSDEFEGSFKGLPRPKSAGTATQMRQSASWTRIIQSWWDRNLGKGGSTPSQ
- the Bad gene encoding bcl2-associated agonist of cell death isoform X1, with amino-acid sequence MGTPKQPLLAPAHALGVRKSDPGIRSLGSDAGGRRWRPAAQSMFQIPEFEPSEQEDSSTANRGLGPSLTGDQPGPCLAPGLLGSIRHQRGQAVNSSHHGGAGAMEIRSRHSSYSAGTEENEGMEEELSPFRGRSRSAPPNLWAAQRYGRELRRMSDEFEGSFKGLPRPKSAGTATQMRQSASWTRIIQSWWDRNLGKGGSTPSQ